In Silene latifolia isolate original U9 population chromosome X, ASM4854445v1, whole genome shotgun sequence, the following proteins share a genomic window:
- the LOC141617766 gene encoding protein FAR-RED IMPAIRED RESPONSE 1-like → MADMEIVAYEAVENVTADVDDETIPPMSEEDFCKQLEDVFTPYIGMEFGDIEEAITFYKVYALGVGFDVRKYTTKKWRDSTIKSKLLLNIGATRTYRMCKEVVNGFHNIGASLNDFKNFQRDIKCFIHERDGQLFIDHFKSMAETRPDFYFDYDVDVDGSLRRAIWADGNGRRNYSVFVDAVSYDPTYSTNKYKMVFTPFTGIDNHKRSITFCCALIAKETTESFNWVFERLLIAMGGKEPVYIITDQDPGIIASVPETFKTARHRFCMWHIMNKVPCKYGSKRKDYQVFLKKLNAIVWDEELEAEEFDNRWSAIMEEHIPADIEWFMDCYDIRRQWVMAHWKDLRMGGIMRTTQRSESENSFFKRCEARNGTLVEFWMRFESALDQQRHNQKRLDNENRHSNPKLCGKLAIESDGAKIYTHDIFEEFQEELKNAIGGFSCKGFLESNNLEVTTLKDSLGGRNFDVQDNLGLLCRHIIWIYSGNGVKKIPESAIARRWTKDALRSGDNSTWECTDDMDILDSKQLQMTKLWSEIHETIGVLVDKEKEDVEGLTNLIREFREKSTPVGSGKRILSSKAKAIAIASKPKRMCNNCKQMAHHDKRNCPNPFAEHPPQLSESSEEEEEEEEEVDDLSEE, encoded by the exons ATGGCTGATATGGAGATTGTGGCTTATGAGGCTGTTGAGAATG TTACAGCTGATGTAGATGATGAAACAATTCCACCGATGTCAGAGGAAGACTTTTGTAAGCAGTTGGAGGATGTATTTACTCCATACATTGGGATGGAGTTTGGGGATATTGAGGAGGCTATAACATTTTATAAGGTGTACGCACTTGGGGTTGGGTTCGATGTGAGAAAATACacaactaaaaagtggcgtgacAGTACTATAAAATCAAAATTATTG CTGAATATTGGAGCAACAAGGACTTACAGAATGTGTAAGGAGGTTGTTAACGGGTTCCACAATATAGGGGCTAGTTTGAACgacttcaaaaattttcaaagagACATAAAGTGTTTTATTCATGAAAGGGACGGACAACTTTTCATTGATCACTTCAAGAGCATGGCAGAGACTCGGCCAGACTTCTACTTCGACTATGATGTTGACGTAGATGGTAGCCTACGACGCGCAATTTGGGCGGATGGCAATGGTAGGAGGAACTACTCTGTCTTTGTTGATGCCGTTTCGTACGACCCTACTTACTCCACTAACAAGTACAAGATGGTTTTCACTCCCTTCACAGGGATTGACAACCATAAACGATCAATAACTTTCTGTTGTGCCCTTATAGCGAAAGAAACTACGGAATCGTTTAATTGGGTGTTCGAGAGGTTATTGATTGCTATGGGGGGAAAGGAACCAGTGTACATAATAACAGATCAAGATCCTGGAATAATTGCGTCAGTACCCGAAACATTCAAGACAGCACGGCACCGGTTCTGCATGTGGCACATTATGAATAAGGTTCCCTGTAAGTATGGTAGCAAAAGGAAAGATTACCAGGTATTTCTAAAAAAGTTAAATGCTATTGTATGGGACGAGGAACTTGAAGCAGAGGAGTTCGACAATAGATGGTCAGCAATAATGGAGGAACACATACCCGCTGACATTGAATGGTTTATGGACTGCTATGATATAAGGAGACAGTGGGTGATGGCGCACTGGAAGGACTTGAGAATGGGTGGTATTATGAGGACGACACAGCGGTCGGAAAGTGAAAACAGTTTTTTCAAGAGGTGTGAGGCGAGAAATGGTACtcttgttgagttttggatgcgctTTGAAAGTGCTTTGGACCAACAAAGACACAACCAGAAGAGGCTTGATAACGAAAACCGTCATTCAAACCCAAAGTTATGCGGTAAGTTGGCAATAGAGAGTGATGGTGCGAAGATTTACACACATGATATTTTCGAGGAGTTTCAAGAGGAGTTAAAGAATGCAATTGGTGGATTTAGTTGCAAGGGTTTCTTGGAGTCGAACAACTTAGAGGTTACTACCTTGAAGGATTCATTGGGAGGCCGTAATTTTGATGTTCAAGATAACCTG GGACTACTCTGCAGGCACATAATTTGGATTTATTCCGGTAATGGGGTAAAAAAAATTCCGGAATCTGCGATTGCTAGGAGATGGACAAAGGATGCATTGCGGAGTGGTGACAATAGTACATGGGAGTGTACAGATGACATGGATATTTTAGACAGTAAGCAACTTCAGATGACAAAATTGTGGTCGGAAATTCACGAAACAATTGGAGTGCTTGTTGATAAGGAAAAGGAAGACGTTGAAGGTCTTACTAATTTAATAAGAGAATTTAGAGAGAAGTCGACACCTGTAG GGAGTGGAAAAAGGATTTTGTCTAGTAAGGCGAAGGCCATTGCAATTGCCAGTAAGCCGAAACGCATGTGCAATAATTGCAAGCAAATGGCACACCATGACAAGAGGAACTGTCCTAACCCTTTTGCTGAGCATCCACCGCAATTGTCGGAATCAtctgaagaagaggaggaggaagaggaagaagtagATGACTTGTCGGAAGAGTAG